In Streptococcus dysgalactiae subsp. dysgalactiae, the following are encoded in one genomic region:
- a CDS encoding competence regulator inhibitor paratox codes for MLTYDEFKQAIDDGYITGGTVKIVRKNGQIFDYVLPNEEIRDWEVVTEERVEEVMMELW; via the coding sequence ATGCTAACATACGACGAATTTAAACAGGCAATTGATGACGGATATATCACAGGAGGCACAGTCAAGATCGTGCGCAAAAACGGACAGATTTTTGATTATGTGTTGCCGAATGAGGAGATAAGAGATTGGGAGGTTGTGACAGAGGAGAGGGTGGAAGAGGTGATGATGGAATTGTGGTGA
- a CDS encoding DUF1366 domain-containing protein has product MARNWKVTGKYPQFDSTGAVASTHVIIAAEDGAVIPQLVKKDLTGTNDKDIITAVLEEFKKSEYVEIAMGEAVQKVDDLEKISQETAKTAKTAQAAAGLAKVSAERTQKMINLQTIHVLTTSDKVEPDIYKGMLELIEPVKKGEYQAYDVFTIVDESHEDQAGEGNLVFVHVNEPFTYEAQTLEELDSEDKVTVIKYADLVKQD; this is encoded by the coding sequence ATGGCACGTAATTGGAAAGTAACAGGAAAATATCCTCAATTTGACAGCACAGGAGCAGTCGCAAGTACACACGTTATTATCGCAGCAGAAGACGGAGCTGTTATTCCGCAGCTTGTCAAAAAAGATTTAACAGGAACAAACGACAAAGATATCATCACAGCAGTCCTCGAAGAGTTTAAAAAATCGGAATACGTGGAAATCGCCATGGGCGAAGCCGTGCAAAAAGTGGACGATTTAGAAAAAATCTCACAGGAAACTGCTAAGACTGCAAAAACAGCTCAAGCAGCTGCTGGACTAGCTAAAGTGTCCGCAGAGCGTACGCAAAAGATGATTAACTTACAGACTATCCACGTTTTGACTACTAGCGATAAAGTAGAGCCTGATATTTACAAAGGTATGCTTGAGCTCATTGAGCCTGTCAAAAAAGGTGAATATCAAGCGTATGATGTATTTACTATTGTCGACGAGTCGCATGAAGACCAAGCTGGCGAAGGCAACCTTGTCTTTGTGCATGTCAACGAGCCGTTTACTTATGAGGCACAGACCTTAGAGGAGCTTGATTCAGAGGATAAAGTCACGGTTATTAAATATGCGGACTTAGTAAAGCAGGATTAG
- a CDS encoding gp58-like family protein: MSRDPTLILDETNLVIGTDGRMHYTFVAQDDNQKVRLASDCLGTAHFNQVMIERGDKATGYVAPVVVEGSGESTGVFKSLEEMLSGLQSINLELTDTENSNLWSKIKLTTNGMLREYHRDHIKTEIVESASGIAARISEDTDKKLALINETVSGIRRDYQDADRQLSSSYQAGIEGLKATMASDKLGLQAEIKASAQGLSQKYDDEIRKLSAKITTTSSGTTEAYENKLEGLRAEFTRSNQGMRVELESQISGLRSAQQSTASQISQEIRDRTGAVSRVQQDLNSYQRRLQSAEGNYSSLQQTVRGLQSDVGSPTGKIQSRFTQLEGQIEQRVTRDGVMSIISGAGDSIKLAIQKSGGIDAKMSASEIVSAINLNGYGVRISGERIALDGNTTVNGAFGAKLGEFIKLRADQIIGGTIDANKINVINLNASSIVGLDANFIKAKIEYAITSLLEGKVIRARNGAMSIDLQNSNIDFNSNAAINFNSRNNALVRKDGTHTAFVHFSNATPKGYTGSALYASIGITSSGDGVNSASSGRFCGARFFRGASGYEHTAYVDQAEFYGDTMLFSDSFDIKRGFEMTPTEMPKVVSLNKMYQAILALGRCWLHANNTAWTFNSDTTSAIIREYNAHINGL; the protein is encoded by the coding sequence TTGAGCAGAGACCCAACACTTATTTTAGACGAGACAAATCTCGTCATAGGAACAGATGGACGTATGCATTACACGTTTGTAGCGCAAGATGATAATCAAAAAGTCAGGCTAGCTAGTGATTGTTTAGGCACAGCGCATTTTAATCAGGTTATGATTGAGCGAGGAGATAAAGCGACTGGATACGTTGCACCAGTTGTCGTTGAGGGTAGCGGTGAGTCGACAGGTGTGTTTAAAAGTCTTGAGGAGATGCTTAGTGGTCTACAGTCTATTAATTTAGAGCTGACAGACACCGAAAACTCTAACTTGTGGTCAAAAATCAAGCTCACGACAAACGGCATGTTACGTGAGTATCATCGTGATCATATTAAAACAGAGATTGTTGAGAGTGCAAGTGGTATTGCCGCACGGATTAGTGAGGATACTGATAAAAAACTTGCGCTTATTAATGAGACAGTCTCAGGTATCAGACGTGACTATCAAGACGCTGATAGGCAATTATCATCAAGCTATCAAGCTGGTATCGAGGGATTAAAAGCCACCATGGCTAGCGATAAACTTGGTTTACAAGCTGAGATTAAAGCATCTGCACAAGGACTATCGCAAAAATACGACGATGAGATACGTAAGCTATCGGCTAAGATTACCACAACCTCAAGCGGCACGACCGAGGCTTACGAAAACAAGCTCGAGGGCTTACGTGCTGAGTTTACTCGCTCAAATCAAGGCATGCGTGTGGAGCTAGAGTCGCAAATCAGCGGACTAAGGTCAGCACAACAATCAACTGCCAGTCAAATCTCACAAGAGATTAGAGACAGGACAGGAGCTGTTAGTCGCGTGCAACAGGATTTGAACAGCTATCAAAGGCGGTTGCAGAGTGCGGAAGGCAATTACTCTAGCTTACAACAGACTGTCCGAGGTTTGCAAAGTGATGTGGGGTCCCCGACTGGTAAAATCCAATCACGCTTTACGCAGCTAGAAGGACAAATTGAGCAGCGGGTTACTAGAGATGGTGTCATGAGTATTATTAGTGGCGCTGGAGACAGCATTAAATTAGCTATCCAAAAATCTGGTGGTATTGATGCTAAGATGTCCGCAAGCGAGATTGTCTCAGCTATTAATTTAAATGGCTACGGTGTACGCATATCTGGCGAGCGTATTGCTTTAGACGGCAATACGACAGTTAATGGGGCGTTTGGTGCAAAACTTGGTGAGTTTATCAAGCTAAGAGCCGACCAGATTATCGGTGGGACAATTGATGCAAATAAAATCAATGTAATCAATCTCAACGCTAGCAGTATCGTTGGTTTAGATGCCAATTTTATCAAGGCTAAAATCGAGTATGCGATTACTAGTTTGCTTGAGGGTAAAGTCATCAGAGCACGAAATGGTGCTATGAGCATTGACTTACAAAACTCTAACATTGACTTTAACAGCAATGCAGCTATCAATTTTAATAGCAGAAATAATGCCTTGGTCCGCAAAGACGGCACACACACTGCCTTTGTCCACTTTAGCAATGCCACACCAAAAGGGTATACTGGCTCGGCACTTTATGCGTCGATTGGTATCACCTCATCTGGTGACGGGGTTAACAGTGCATCATCTGGACGTTTCTGTGGCGCTAGATTTTTCCGTGGCGCTAGCGGATATGAGCACACAGCTTATGTGGACCAAGCAGAATTTTATGGGGATACCATGCTTTTTTCGGACTCTTTTGACATCAAAAGAGGATTCGAAATGACTCCCACAGAGATGCCTAAAGTTGTCAGCCTTAATAAAATGTATCAAGCTATCTTAGCACTTGGACGGTGTTGGCTACACGCTAATAACACTGCCTGGACATTTAACTCTGACACAACAAGCGCCATTATCAGAGAGTATAACGCTCATATCAACGGATTATAG
- a CDS encoding DNA/RNA non-specific endonuclease, which produces MDMSKKLRNSLARIVVAAFASFAVMAIPTYHHSTVLAKTVSVNQTYGEYKDYYTVIGESNIDQSAFPKIYKTTERVYKGQGTSEKRVTVSDVVYNPLDGYKRSTGAYGVVTKDMIDMSKGYREKWETNPEPSGWFRFYNRADNEEISEKEYDSRRTKSYKVTNNVPVVLTTLKGKQYNSHLFVRSHLFADSLGGKSIRKNAITGTQMQNVGTRKGGMQYIEKKVLSHITKNPDVYVFYSAIPEYQGAELLARSVLVSALSSDGVINETVRVFNTADGFNINYEKGGLVTESPAAEIDNIEDSTTDEIENSVDDSEENVYNDTITEEEEEN; this is translated from the coding sequence ATGGATATGTCTAAAAAGCTTAGAAACTCTCTCGCCAGAATAGTTGTTGCAGCATTCGCATCATTTGCTGTGATGGCGATTCCAACTTATCATCACAGTACAGTCTTAGCTAAAACAGTCTCAGTAAATCAGACTTATGGTGAATATAAAGACTATTATACTGTAATTGGTGAGTCAAACATTGACCAATCTGCTTTTCCTAAGATATATAAAACAACCGAGAGAGTCTATAAAGGACAAGGTACAAGCGAAAAAAGAGTAACCGTATCTGATGTAGTTTATAACCCATTAGATGGCTATAAACGTTCAACAGGCGCTTACGGCGTTGTCACAAAAGATATGATTGACATGTCTAAAGGATACCGTGAAAAATGGGAAACAAATCCCGAACCAAGCGGTTGGTTCAGATTTTATAATAGAGCCGATAATGAAGAAATTAGTGAGAAAGAATATGATTCAAGACGTACTAAGTCATACAAAGTTACCAACAATGTACCTGTAGTGTTAACAACATTAAAAGGTAAACAATACAACAGTCACTTATTTGTACGTAGCCATCTCTTTGCCGATAGCCTTGGAGGAAAGTCCATACGGAAAAACGCTATTACTGGAACTCAAATGCAAAATGTAGGAACACGTAAAGGTGGAATGCAATATATTGAGAAAAAAGTTTTAAGCCATATCACTAAGAATCCTGATGTTTATGTATTCTACAGTGCCATCCCTGAATATCAGGGGGCTGAGTTATTAGCAAGATCAGTTTTAGTATCTGCTTTATCTTCCGATGGAGTAATTAACGAAACTGTTCGTGTTTTCAATACTGCTGATGGATTTAATATTAATTACGAAAAAGGTGGACTCGTAACAGAGAGCCCTGCAGCTGAAATTGATAATATTGAAGATTCTACAACAGACGAAATAGAGAATTCTGTGGATGATTCAGAAGAAAACGTTTATAACGATACTATTACCGAAGAAGAAGAAGAAAACTAA
- a CDS encoding HAD-IA family hydrolase translates to MDYHDYIWDLGGTLLDNYEISTQAFVQTLAFFNLPGEHDAVYQKLKESTAIAVATFAPYQPQFLQEYKQNEAVKLTQPIWCLGAREILAKIVASGSRNFLVSHRDQQVNQLLKQAGLSEYFTEVVTASNGFARKPNPESLLYLKAKYNIESGLVIGDRDLDRQAGQAAGFDTLLVDGRKNLLEIVT, encoded by the coding sequence ATGGATTATCACGATTATATATGGGATTTGGGTGGTACCTTACTCGATAATTACGAAATTTCGACCCAGGCCTTTGTTCAGACGCTAGCTTTTTTTAACCTTCCAGGTGAACATGATGCTGTTTACCAAAAATTGAAGGAATCTACAGCCATTGCGGTTGCGACCTTTGCTCCATACCAACCTCAATTTTTGCAAGAGTATAAGCAAAATGAAGCGGTGAAGCTGACTCAACCGATTTGGTGTCTGGGAGCTAGGGAAATTTTGGCTAAAATTGTGGCGTCGGGATCACGTAATTTTTTAGTGTCTCATCGTGATCAGCAAGTTAACCAGCTGTTAAAACAAGCTGGACTCTCGGAATATTTTACCGAAGTGGTCACAGCTTCGAATGGTTTCGCTCGTAAGCCTAATCCTGAGAGTTTACTGTATTTAAAAGCAAAATATAACATTGAGAGTGGCTTGGTTATCGGGGATCGTGACCTTGATAGGCAAGCGGGACAGGCAGCAGGTTTTGATACCTTGCTTGTTGATGGTAGAAAAAACCTATTGGAGATAGTAACTTAG
- a CDS encoding FtsW/RodA/SpoVE family cell cycle protein produces MSQRKSIERRIDYAIVFPVCCLLVLGLVSIYVATSYDFPQHVTSVMGQQVLWIAIGAVLAFILMFFTTATLWKLTPWLYLLGIGLMILPLIFFSPQLVAATGAKNWITIGSVTLFQPSEFMKIAYILLMARATVWFKGKKERIHFKDDWILLGFYGIITFPALLLLALQKDLGTAMVFLAILAGMVLMSGISWWLIIPLTFVVVGFLVAFFLIFLFPEGKEFLLKLGMDTYQLNRISAWLDPFAFSETIAYQQTQSMIAIGSGGLFGKGFNVLELPVPVRESDMIFTVIAENFGFMGSALLLMLYLLLIYRMLKVTFEFNNLFYTYISTGFIMMILFHIFENIGAAIGILPLTGIPLPFISQGGSALISNLIGVGLILSMTYQQVLARDKESEKNLKRRLRYH; encoded by the coding sequence TTGTCTCAAAGGAAATCTATTGAACGTCGTATTGACTATGCCATTGTTTTTCCTGTTTGTTGCTTACTAGTGTTAGGATTGGTTTCTATTTATGTGGCGACAAGTTATGATTTTCCACAGCATGTGACATCCGTTATGGGGCAGCAGGTGCTATGGATTGCTATTGGAGCAGTCTTAGCCTTTATCCTAATGTTTTTCACTACAGCCACTCTATGGAAATTGACGCCCTGGTTGTACCTGCTGGGAATCGGTTTAATGATTTTGCCCTTGATTTTCTTTAGTCCTCAGTTGGTAGCGGCAACAGGAGCTAAAAACTGGATTACGATTGGGTCGGTGACCCTGTTTCAGCCCTCTGAGTTTATGAAGATCGCTTATATCTTACTGATGGCAAGAGCAACAGTCTGGTTTAAAGGAAAAAAAGAGCGTATCCACTTCAAAGACGATTGGATTCTATTGGGGTTTTATGGCATTATAACGTTTCCTGCGCTACTCTTACTTGCTTTGCAAAAAGATTTAGGGACTGCTATGGTTTTTCTTGCCATTTTGGCGGGAATGGTCCTCATGTCTGGGATTTCCTGGTGGCTAATCATTCCTTTAACTTTTGTCGTAGTGGGATTTCTTGTGGCCTTTTTCCTTATCTTTTTATTCCCTGAAGGCAAAGAGTTTCTCTTAAAACTGGGAATGGATACTTACCAATTGAATCGTATTTCAGCGTGGTTAGATCCTTTTGCTTTTTCAGAAACCATCGCTTATCAGCAAACACAAAGTATGATTGCAATCGGCAGTGGGGGACTGTTTGGAAAAGGGTTTAATGTTTTAGAATTACCCGTTCCTGTTAGAGAAAGTGACATGATCTTCACTGTTATTGCTGAAAATTTTGGTTTTATGGGTTCAGCTCTGTTATTAATGCTTTATCTGCTCTTGATTTATAGAATGTTAAAAGTCACTTTTGAGTTTAACAACCTCTTTTACACTTACATTTCAACAGGCTTTATCATGATGATTTTGTTTCATATTTTTGAAAATATTGGAGCAGCGATTGGTATTCTACCCCTTACGGGAATTCCTCTGCCCTTTATTTCACAAGGGGGCTCAGCCTTAATTTCCAACTTGATTGGGGTCGGTCTGATTTTATCGATGACTTATCAACAGGTGCTAGCGCGTGACAAAGAAAGCGAAAAAAACTTAAAGAGACGCCTACGCTATCATTAG
- a CDS encoding holin yields the protein MNKWFKKVAIKTIKTMAQTAVGLIGSSVLITDINWPTMLSAVLLSGLTCVLMNVSQIKDEE from the coding sequence ATGAACAAATGGTTTAAAAAAGTAGCAATCAAAACAATCAAAACAATGGCACAAACTGCTGTGGGTCTTATCGGGTCAAGTGTGTTGATTACGGATATTAACTGGCCTACCATGCTATCAGCAGTGCTGTTGTCAGGACTTACTTGTGTCCTCATGAACGTGTCACAAATTAAAGACGAGGAATAA
- a CDS encoding glucosaminidase domain-containing protein, translated as MTFLDNIKQGCLDGWVKYKILPSLTAAQAILESGWGKHAPHNALFGIKADASWTGKSFDTKTQEEYQPGVVTDIVDRFRAYDSWTDSIIDHGKFLNDNPRYQAVIGETDYKKACHAIKDAGYATASGYAELLSQLIEENDLQEWDKEVLTNQKEVTMTTANEIVKYCVDLANSGMGVDKDGMYGTQCADLPCFVAKNWFGVDLWGNAIDLLDSASAQGWEVHRMPTEANPRAGATFVMAVSGHQFGHTGIVIEDSDGYTMRTIEQNIDGNADALYVGAPARFNTRDFSGVTGWFYPPYQGNAVTQTVSTEPQTSDTIVETPKSGTFTLDVAEINIRRWPSLASEVVGSYKQGDNVSFDSEGYANGYYWISYLGGSGKRNYLAIGQTDKDGNRISLWGKLN; from the coding sequence ATGACCTTTTTAGATAACATTAAGCAAGGCTGCTTAGATGGATGGGTTAAATATAAAATTCTACCATCTTTGACCGCAGCTCAGGCTATTTTAGAGAGCGGTTGGGGCAAACATGCACCACACAACGCTCTATTTGGTATTAAAGCTGATGCGAGCTGGACAGGTAAGTCTTTTGACACCAAGACGCAAGAGGAGTATCAGCCTGGTGTCGTCACAGATATCGTAGATAGGTTTCGTGCATATGATAGCTGGACTGATAGTATAATCGATCACGGTAAATTTTTAAACGATAATCCACGCTATCAGGCTGTTATCGGCGAGACTGACTATAAAAAAGCTTGTCACGCTATTAAAGATGCAGGTTATGCGACTGCTAGCGGATATGCGGAGTTGCTTAGCCAACTGATTGAGGAAAATGACCTGCAGGAATGGGATAAGGAAGTCTTAACAAATCAAAAGGAGGTAACGATGACAACCGCAAATGAGATTGTAAAATACTGTGTCGACCTTGCCAATTCAGGCATGGGAGTAGATAAAGATGGTATGTATGGCACACAATGTGCTGACTTGCCATGTTTTGTCGCTAAAAATTGGTTCGGAGTCGATTTATGGGGTAACGCGATTGATTTATTAGACAGCGCAAGTGCTCAAGGTTGGGAAGTCCATCGTATGCCAACAGAGGCAAATCCACGAGCGGGGGCTACGTTTGTAATGGCTGTTTCTGGGCACCAATTTGGACATACGGGAATTGTCATTGAAGACAGCGACGGTTATACCATGCGCACAATCGAGCAAAATATTGATGGCAATGCAGACGCCTTATATGTCGGTGCACCAGCTCGTTTTAACACTCGTGATTTTTCTGGTGTGACAGGATGGTTTTACCCTCCTTACCAAGGGAATGCAGTCACACAAACCGTCAGCACAGAGCCGCAAACGTCTGACACCATCGTAGAGACACCAAAATCTGGTACCTTTACGCTTGATGTTGCAGAGATTAATATTAGGCGGTGGCCAAGTTTGGCCAGCGAAGTAGTAGGTAGCTACAAGCAAGGCGATAATGTCAGCTTTGACAGCGAGGGTTACGCCAATGGCTACTACTGGATTAGCTATCTTGGCGGCTCAGGCAAGCGTAATTACCTAGCTATTGGACAGACTGATAAAGATGGCAATCGCATCAGCCTTTGGGGGAAATTAAATTAG
- the gyrB gene encoding DNA topoisomerase (ATP-hydrolyzing) subunit B, translated as MIEENKQVEEKAQDYDASQIQVLEGLEAVRMRPGMYIGSTAKEGLHHLVWEIVDNSIDEALAGFATHIQVFIEADNSITVVDNGRGIPVDIQAKTGRPAVETVFTVLHAGGKFGGGGYKVSGGLHGVGSSVVNALSTQLDVRVYKNGQIHYQEFKRGAVVADLEVIGTTDVTGTTVHFTPDSEIFTETTEFDYKVLAKRIQELAFLNRGLKISITDKRSGMEQEEHFHYEGGIGSYVEFLNDKKEVIFDTPIYTDGELEGIAVEVAMQYTTSYHEVVMSFANNIHTHEGGTHEQGFRTALTRVINDYAKKNKILKENDDNLTGEDVREGLTAVISVKHPNPQFEGQTKTKLGNSEVVKITNRLFSEAFQRFLLENPQVARKIVEKGILASKARIAAKRAREVTRKKSGLEISNLPGKLADCSSNDASQNELFIVEGDSAGGSAKSGRNREFQAILPIRGKILNVEKATMDKILANEEIRSLFTAMGTGFGADFDVSKARYQKLVIMTDADVDGAHIRTLLLTLIYRFMRPVLEAGYVYIAQPPIYGVKVGSEIKEYIQPGIEQEEQLKTALEKYSVGRSKPTVQRYKGLGEMDDHQLWETTMDPENRLMARVTVDDAAEADKVFDMLMGDRVEPRREFIEENAVYSTLDI; from the coding sequence ATGATTGAAGAAAACAAACAAGTTGAAGAGAAAGCACAAGACTATGATGCCAGTCAGATTCAGGTCTTAGAAGGACTTGAAGCCGTAAGGATGCGTCCAGGAATGTATATCGGATCTACAGCTAAAGAGGGCTTGCACCACTTAGTATGGGAAATCGTCGATAATTCTATTGATGAGGCATTAGCTGGATTTGCTACTCACATCCAGGTGTTTATCGAGGCAGATAATTCAATCACAGTCGTTGATAATGGGCGTGGTATCCCCGTCGATATCCAAGCTAAAACAGGTCGTCCAGCCGTTGAAACTGTCTTTACCGTTTTACATGCCGGAGGGAAATTCGGCGGTGGCGGTTATAAGGTTTCTGGAGGACTACATGGTGTAGGTTCTTCTGTTGTTAATGCCTTGTCGACCCAATTAGATGTTCGTGTTTATAAAAATGGTCAGATACATTACCAAGAATTTAAACGCGGGGCTGTCGTTGCAGATCTTGAGGTCATTGGAACCACTGATGTGACTGGGACAACGGTCCACTTTACACCAGATTCAGAAATTTTTACCGAAACGACTGAATTTGATTATAAGGTTTTAGCAAAACGTATTCAAGAATTAGCCTTTTTGAACCGTGGTTTAAAAATTTCCATTACAGATAAACGCTCAGGTATGGAACAAGAAGAGCATTTTCACTACGAAGGTGGTATAGGTTCTTATGTTGAATTTTTAAATGATAAAAAAGAGGTTATTTTTGACACTCCTATCTACACTGATGGTGAGTTAGAAGGGATTGCCGTAGAAGTTGCCATGCAATACACCACTAGCTACCATGAGGTGGTCATGAGTTTTGCCAACAATATCCACACCCACGAGGGTGGAACTCATGAACAAGGATTTCGAACAGCTCTTACTCGGGTCATTAATGATTACGCTAAGAAAAATAAAATCCTTAAAGAAAATGATGATAATTTGACGGGAGAAGATGTCCGCGAAGGCTTAACAGCAGTGATTTCGGTCAAACATCCAAATCCACAATTTGAGGGACAGACTAAGACAAAACTTGGCAATTCAGAGGTTGTTAAAATTACTAACCGTCTCTTCAGTGAAGCTTTTCAACGTTTTCTTTTAGAAAATCCACAAGTTGCTCGTAAAATTGTGGAAAAAGGCATTTTAGCCTCTAAGGCTAGAATTGCAGCTAAGCGAGCTCGTGAAGTAACTCGGAAAAAATCAGGTTTGGAGATTTCCAACTTGCCTGGTAAATTGGCTGATTGCTCATCAAATGATGCCAGCCAAAACGAACTCTTTATCGTCGAAGGGGATTCAGCAGGGGGGTCAGCTAAATCAGGTCGTAACAGAGAGTTTCAAGCCATTTTGCCTATTCGAGGTAAAATTTTAAATGTGGAAAAAGCAACTATGGATAAGATTCTGGCCAACGAAGAAATTCGAAGTCTCTTTACTGCTATGGGAACAGGTTTTGGTGCAGACTTTGATGTGTCAAAAGCTCGTTACCAAAAGTTGGTGATTATGACTGATGCGGATGTCGATGGTGCCCATATCAGAACTTTACTGCTAACACTCATTTATCGCTTTATGAGACCGGTTTTAGAAGCAGGTTATGTTTACATTGCTCAACCACCTATTTACGGGGTGAAAGTTGGTAGTGAAATCAAAGAATACATTCAGCCTGGTATTGAACAGGAAGAACAACTAAAAACAGCTCTTGAAAAATACAGTGTCGGTCGTTCAAAACCGACCGTTCAGCGTTATAAAGGTCTGGGAGAAATGGACGATCACCAACTTTGGGAAACGACAATGGATCCTGAGAATCGTTTGATGGCACGTGTTACTGTTGATGATGCAGCAGAAGCAGATAAAGTATTTGACATGCTCATGGGAGACCGTGTTGAACCAAGGCGTGAATTTATCGAGGAAAATGCTGTTTATAGTACATTGGATATTTAG
- a CDS encoding GNAT family protein, whose translation MKYLEKEEIQQLLKSFKGFNDGTSTPHDVEVFLHQKAVEFERSAIASTYLVFSTDSRELVGFFSLANRPLYFSKQNYQTLTKSQRKKISRSGRTLKGSGSFLMNSFLIGQLGKNYKSNTSISGKELLTLACDKVKKASKIINTKYIWLECDNNPKLIQFYQNFGFTPIDNFESENGLKVFVMKIQK comes from the coding sequence ATGAAATATTTAGAAAAAGAAGAAATTCAGCAACTTCTAAAATCATTCAAAGGGTTCAATGACGGAACTTCTACACCACATGATGTAGAAGTCTTTTTGCATCAAAAAGCAGTAGAGTTTGAACGCTCAGCGATAGCATCAACTTATCTTGTTTTTTCTACAGATTCCCGTGAGCTGGTTGGTTTTTTCTCGCTAGCTAATCGACCTCTTTATTTTTCAAAACAAAATTATCAAACTCTGACTAAAAGTCAACGCAAAAAAATAAGCCGTTCAGGTCGTACCTTAAAGGGAAGCGGTAGTTTTTTAATGAATAGTTTTTTGATTGGTCAATTGGGTAAAAACTATAAATCAAATACCTCTATATCAGGAAAAGAGCTACTTACATTAGCTTGTGATAAAGTTAAGAAGGCTTCAAAAATTATCAATACTAAGTATATTTGGCTAGAATGCGATAATAATCCAAAGCTTATACAGTTCTACCAAAATTTCGGATTTACCCCAATTGATAACTTCGAATCCGAAAATGGGCTTAAAGTTTTTGTAATGAAGATACAAAAATAA